In one window of Apis mellifera strain DH4 linkage group LG12, Amel_HAv3.1, whole genome shotgun sequence DNA:
- the LOC410166 gene encoding myelin regulatory factor-like protein isoform X1 has product MEFPWTLQHQPTDPVQNSRNQQQHHHHHHQADHHEDSGINQAGTRRLLPVSGRSDFVGGIDNEALDFSQLEDFINSDSEQPATYFADTLAHNENGGGTTTHGGRVEAATAQQPPSRLPSPITQSHPVSSTCTSATTTVPNGAAYKDPQSYVHPHALPESPPDSGSEPPYSPPGHNDTQHVHSPHQKVALQEMLLHHQGNQANYAPNLLPSSPRTLTSSTDPMLLGHTVLTSHLASGTPNIQSQQQQIGQTLVPLPHEHSPGNINTLYSSLQSAPKKRKLSQDGLVHVKQVQREPELGTVEHSCSSSSAVLDGDEVTDNSYIDASYQCIRFHPFQQTSWHVLCDHNLKELPVPHYRVDADKGFNFSNSDDAFVCQKKNHFQITCHAQLQGEAIFVRTGEGLKKISSFQLHFYGVKVESPTQTIRVEQSQSDRSKKPFHPVTAAFRVELGGERVTKVTVGRLHFSETTSNNMRKKGKPNPDQRYFHLVVGLHAHTADQASYQVVAHASERIIVRASNPGQFESEGSGVGAEGGWQRGAAPDSVYHAGRVGINTDRPDEALVIHGNMKVTGHIVQPSDARAKQNVQEVDTREQLRNVQQLRVVRYRYAPEFAQHSGLGIKQQEDTGVIAQEVQQILPEAVLPAGDIVLPNGQRIENFLMVNKERIFMENVGAVKELCKVTDSLETRIDQLERINKRLAKLKRGDSLKSSISTISSISSNKYSSSINSKATVQGKGKKSEREDEFLCSNKFIQIIIVILILIMAFCLVAMATLYFLEYQKRSSLEWTSSNGMLAIRPAHPSTASSTPNYDSRYNSLLDSTLSSLYTKHGSHSRGSDSSLSVRTNAFSTQAPHTKQQLYSQEITWYPISHSGPQPKLEKNSEFPGNWLSKSGAGAIPSNVDENDQGSEVDPSVNKSPIPLGRPSNCPRHFSEFENPCQIFCCTAKIHQFEDPQPDHPPEKKSISDHLEQPLNVYEEKRKISKSFQNGISPSDPSTQTLVKENNYKYLHKRTRRETSSGDWTEVASNAAGSLPPEPKPQLWIVAESFNTSLDQKYCSAISQDTPNNISCIIPLSKYMPDVQLTLHFIGMSWYGQLVQQCSSPTNPGIDETLMCGRKYTMQQQTQLKVDIESNNQRGDQSFSLDVAHYLRRTLRFRIPTVQPQENICKNKHGIDYSEYTLHFYRDCEE; this is encoded by the exons GTCGGAGCGATTTCGTCGGAGGCATAGACAATGAGGCCCTGGACTTCTCGCAGTTGGAAGATTTTATCAACAGCGACAGCGAACAACCGGCCAC ATATTTCGCGGATACCCTTGCCCACAATGAGAACGGGGGTGGAACGACGACTCACGGTGGTCGTGTGGAGGCGGCAACCGCTCAACAACCACCGTCTCGATTGCCATCGCCGATTACCCAAAGTCATCCGGTCTCGAGTACGTGCACATCCGCTACCACCACCGTGCCAAACGGCGCCGCTTACAAGGATCCGCAATCGTACGTTCACCC ACATGCATTGCCAGAAAGCCCACCAGACAGTGGTAGCGAGCCACCATACTCTCCACCAGGCCACAACGATACCCAACATGTACATTCACCGC ACCAAAAGGTAGCTCTTCAAGAAATGCTTCTTCACCACCAAGGGAATCAGGCAAATTATGCTCCAAATTTATTACCCTCCTCGCCAAGAACCTTAACATCCTCCACGGATCCGATGTTATTAGGTCATACGGTGCTGACATCTCATCTCGCCTCAGGAACGCCCAATATTCAATCCCAACAACAGCAAATAGGTCAGACTTTAGTGCCCTTACCGCACGAGCATAGTCCTGGTAACATTAACACGTTGTACTCGTCGCTACAATCTGCTCccaagaagagaaaattgagCCAGGATGGTCTTGTCCATGTGAAGCAGGTGCaacga GAACCTGAACTAGGAACTGTAGAACACAGTTGTAGTAGTAGCAGTGCAGTTCTCGATGGCGATGAAGTGACGGATAATAGCTACATAGACGCCAGTTACCAGTGTATCCGATTTCATCCCTTTCAGCAGACATCCTGGCATGTTCTCTGTGATCATAATCTGAAAGAACTTCCAGTGCCCCACTATCGGGTGGATGCGGATAAAGGATTCAATTTCAGCAACTCGGACGACGCGTTCGTGtgtcaaaagaaaaatcattttcag attacttGCCATGCTCAGCTTCAAGGTGAAGCGATATTTGTCCGTACTGGTGAAGGATTGAAAAAGATAAGCAGCTTTCAGTTGCATTTCTACGGTGTCAAAGTGGAGTCACCGACACAAACGATCAGAGTCGAGCAGAGTCAAAGCGACAGAAGCAAGAAACCGTTTCATCCGGTGAC AGCTGCTTTCAGGGTGGAATTAGGCGGCGAGCGTGTTACAAAAGTAACCGTTGGCCGTCTTCACTTCAGCGAAACAACCAGCAATAATAtgcgaaagaaagggaaaccGAATCCCGATCAAAGATATTTCCATTTAGTTGTTGGCCTCCACGCTCACACTGCTGATCAAGCCAGTTACCAAGTGGTAGCTCATGCGTCGGAGAGAATAATCGTTAGa gcGAGTAATCCTGGTCAATTCGAGTCTGAAGGTAGTGGCGTAGGTGCAGAAGGTGGTTGGCAAAGAGGAGCAGCACCGGATAGCGTTTATCATGCCGGTCGAGTTGGAATTAATACGGACAGGCCTGACGAAGCTCTAGTTATTCATGGCAACATGAAG GTGACTGGCCATATTGTCCAACCCAGTGATGCACGCGCAAAGCAAAATGTACAGGAAGTGGACACGCGTGAACAATTGCGGAACGTACAACAGTTGAGAGTGGTTCGTTACAGATATGCACCGGAATTTGCACAGCATTCTGGTTTAGGTATCAAACAGCAAGAAGACACGGGTGTCATAGCGCAGGAAGTGCAACAAATATTACCGGAAGCTGTATTGCCAGCTGGAGACATAGTTCTTCCAAATGGCCAGAGGATCGAGAATTTCCTTATGGTAAACAAAGAAAGGATATTCATGGAGAACGTGGGTGCTGTGAAAGAACTGTGTAAA gtAACGGATAGTTTAGAAACTCGCATTGATCAATTGGAACGAATAAACAAGCGATTAGCGAAGTTGAAAAGAGGAGACAGTCTGAAAAGTTCGATTAGTACAATCTCTAGTATATCAAGTAACAAATACTCATCCTCTATCAATAGTAAGGCCACTGTACaggggaaagggaaaaaaagcgaGCGGGAAGATGAATTTCTATGCAGcaataaatttatccaaattataattgttatacttATTCTTATTATGGCGTTttg ctTAGTTGCAATGGCGACATTATACTTTTTAGAATATCAAAAACGTAGTAGCCTTGAGTGGACAAGTAGTAATGGAATGTTGGCTATAAGACCAGCCCATCCATCAACAGCATCAAGTACACCTAATTATGATTCTCGATATAATTCGTTGTTAGACAGTACGTTATCGTCTTTGTATACTAAACATGGATCTCATAGTAGAGGTTCGGATAGTAGTTTGTCCGTGAGAACGAATGCATTTTCCACGCAAGCGCCTCACACGAAACAGCAACTTTATTCTCAAGAAATTACTTGGTATCCTATTAGTCATTCTGGACCACAGCCAAAACTTGAAAAGAATAG tgaATTTCCTGGAAATTGGTTAAGTAAAAGTGGTGCCGGTGCTATTCCTAGTAATGTAGATGAAAACGATCAAGGATCAGAAGTGGATCCATCTGTAAATAAAAGTCCAATTCCATTGGGTAGACCATCGAATTGTCCCAGACATTTTAGCGAATTTGAAAATCCATGTCAA ATATTCTGTTGTACAGCCAAAATTCATCAATTCGAGGATCCTCAACCAGATCATCCTCcagaaaagaaatcaattt cagATCATCTAGAACAGCCATTAAATGTTTATGAGGAGAAAcgtaaaataagtaaaagttTCCAAAATGGTATTAGTCCATCCGATCCAAGCACGCAAACACTTGTAAAAGAA aataattacaaGTATTTACATAAAAGAACAAGAAGAGAAACTAGTAGTGGAGATTGGACGGAAGTTGCTAGTAACGCTGCAGGATCATTACCGCCAGAACCAAAACCGCAATTGTGGATAGTGGCAGAAAGCTTTAATACATCACTTGATCAAAAATATTGCTCTGCAATTTCCCAAGATACaccaaataatatatcttgcaTCATTCCTTTATCCAAATATATGCCAGATGTTCAACTTACATTACATTTTAT tgGAATGTCTTGGTATGGACAACTAGTGCAACAATGCTCTTCACCAACGAATCCTGGTATTGACGAAACTTTGATGTGTGGTCGGAAATATACAATGCAACAACAAACTCAATTGAAGGTTGATATTGAAAGTAACAATCAGCGGGGAGAtcaatctttttctctcgatgtTGCTCATTATCTCAGGAGAACATTGAGGTTTCGGATACCTACTGTACAACCTCAAgag aatatctgTAAGAACAAACATGGTATTGATTACTCGGAATACACGTTGCACTTCTATCGAGATtgtgaagaataa
- the LOC410166 gene encoding myelin regulatory factor-like protein isoform X3, translated as MEFPWTLQHQPTDPVQNSRNQQQHHHHHHQADHHEDSGINQAGTRRLLPVSGRSDFVGGIDNEALDFSQLEDFINSDSEQPATYFADTLAHNENGGGTTTHGGRVEAATAQQPPSRLPSPITQSHPVSSTCTSATTTVPNGAAYKDPQSYVHPHALPESPPDSGSEPPYSPPGHNDTQHVHSPHQKVALQEMLLHHQGNQANYAPNLLPSSPRTLTSSTDPMLLGHTVLTSHLASGTPNIQSQQQQIGQTLVPLPHEHSPGNINTLYSSLQSAPKKRKLSQDGLVHVKQVQREPELGTVEHSCSSSSAVLDGDEVTDNSYIDASYQCIRFHPFQQTSWHVLCDHNLKELPVPHYRVDADKGFNFSNSDDAFVCQKKNHFQITCHAQLQGEAIFVRTGEGLKKISSFQLHFYGVKVESPTQTIRVEQSQSDRSKKPFHPVTVELGGERVTKVTVGRLHFSETTSNNMRKKGKPNPDQRYFHLVVGLHAHTADQASYQVVAHASERIIVRASNPGQFESEGSGVGAEGGWQRGAAPDSVYHAGRVGINTDRPDEALVIHGNMKVTGHIVQPSDARAKQNVQEVDTREQLRNVQQLRVVRYRYAPEFAQHSGLGIKQQEDTGVIAQEVQQILPEAVLPAGDIVLPNGQRIENFLMVNKERIFMENVGAVKELCKVTDSLETRIDQLERINKRLAKLKRGDSLKSSISTISSISSNKYSSSINSKATVQGKGKKSEREDEFLCSNKFIQIIIVILILIMAFCLVAMATLYFLEYQKRSSLEWTSSNGMLAIRPAHPSTASSTPNYDSRYNSLLDSTLSSLYTKHGSHSRGSDSSLSVRTNAFSTQAPHTKQQLYSQEITWYPISHSGPQPKLEKNSEFPGNWLSKSGAGAIPSNVDENDQGSEVDPSVNKSPIPLGRPSNCPRHFSEFENPCQIFCCTAKIHQFEDPQPDHPPEKKSISDHLEQPLNVYEEKRKISKSFQNGISPSDPSTQTLVKENNYKYLHKRTRRETSSGDWTEVASNAAGSLPPEPKPQLWIVAESFNTSLDQKYCSAISQDTPNNISCIIPLSKYMPDVQLTLHFIGMSWYGQLVQQCSSPTNPGIDETLMCGRKYTMQQQTQLKVDIESNNQRGDQSFSLDVAHYLRRTLRFRIPTVQPQENICKNKHGIDYSEYTLHFYRDCEE; from the exons GTCGGAGCGATTTCGTCGGAGGCATAGACAATGAGGCCCTGGACTTCTCGCAGTTGGAAGATTTTATCAACAGCGACAGCGAACAACCGGCCAC ATATTTCGCGGATACCCTTGCCCACAATGAGAACGGGGGTGGAACGACGACTCACGGTGGTCGTGTGGAGGCGGCAACCGCTCAACAACCACCGTCTCGATTGCCATCGCCGATTACCCAAAGTCATCCGGTCTCGAGTACGTGCACATCCGCTACCACCACCGTGCCAAACGGCGCCGCTTACAAGGATCCGCAATCGTACGTTCACCC ACATGCATTGCCAGAAAGCCCACCAGACAGTGGTAGCGAGCCACCATACTCTCCACCAGGCCACAACGATACCCAACATGTACATTCACCGC ACCAAAAGGTAGCTCTTCAAGAAATGCTTCTTCACCACCAAGGGAATCAGGCAAATTATGCTCCAAATTTATTACCCTCCTCGCCAAGAACCTTAACATCCTCCACGGATCCGATGTTATTAGGTCATACGGTGCTGACATCTCATCTCGCCTCAGGAACGCCCAATATTCAATCCCAACAACAGCAAATAGGTCAGACTTTAGTGCCCTTACCGCACGAGCATAGTCCTGGTAACATTAACACGTTGTACTCGTCGCTACAATCTGCTCccaagaagagaaaattgagCCAGGATGGTCTTGTCCATGTGAAGCAGGTGCaacga GAACCTGAACTAGGAACTGTAGAACACAGTTGTAGTAGTAGCAGTGCAGTTCTCGATGGCGATGAAGTGACGGATAATAGCTACATAGACGCCAGTTACCAGTGTATCCGATTTCATCCCTTTCAGCAGACATCCTGGCATGTTCTCTGTGATCATAATCTGAAAGAACTTCCAGTGCCCCACTATCGGGTGGATGCGGATAAAGGATTCAATTTCAGCAACTCGGACGACGCGTTCGTGtgtcaaaagaaaaatcattttcag attacttGCCATGCTCAGCTTCAAGGTGAAGCGATATTTGTCCGTACTGGTGAAGGATTGAAAAAGATAAGCAGCTTTCAGTTGCATTTCTACGGTGTCAAAGTGGAGTCACCGACACAAACGATCAGAGTCGAGCAGAGTCAAAGCGACAGAAGCAAGAAACCGTTTCATCCGGTGAC GGTGGAATTAGGCGGCGAGCGTGTTACAAAAGTAACCGTTGGCCGTCTTCACTTCAGCGAAACAACCAGCAATAATAtgcgaaagaaagggaaaccGAATCCCGATCAAAGATATTTCCATTTAGTTGTTGGCCTCCACGCTCACACTGCTGATCAAGCCAGTTACCAAGTGGTAGCTCATGCGTCGGAGAGAATAATCGTTAGa gcGAGTAATCCTGGTCAATTCGAGTCTGAAGGTAGTGGCGTAGGTGCAGAAGGTGGTTGGCAAAGAGGAGCAGCACCGGATAGCGTTTATCATGCCGGTCGAGTTGGAATTAATACGGACAGGCCTGACGAAGCTCTAGTTATTCATGGCAACATGAAG GTGACTGGCCATATTGTCCAACCCAGTGATGCACGCGCAAAGCAAAATGTACAGGAAGTGGACACGCGTGAACAATTGCGGAACGTACAACAGTTGAGAGTGGTTCGTTACAGATATGCACCGGAATTTGCACAGCATTCTGGTTTAGGTATCAAACAGCAAGAAGACACGGGTGTCATAGCGCAGGAAGTGCAACAAATATTACCGGAAGCTGTATTGCCAGCTGGAGACATAGTTCTTCCAAATGGCCAGAGGATCGAGAATTTCCTTATGGTAAACAAAGAAAGGATATTCATGGAGAACGTGGGTGCTGTGAAAGAACTGTGTAAA gtAACGGATAGTTTAGAAACTCGCATTGATCAATTGGAACGAATAAACAAGCGATTAGCGAAGTTGAAAAGAGGAGACAGTCTGAAAAGTTCGATTAGTACAATCTCTAGTATATCAAGTAACAAATACTCATCCTCTATCAATAGTAAGGCCACTGTACaggggaaagggaaaaaaagcgaGCGGGAAGATGAATTTCTATGCAGcaataaatttatccaaattataattgttatacttATTCTTATTATGGCGTTttg ctTAGTTGCAATGGCGACATTATACTTTTTAGAATATCAAAAACGTAGTAGCCTTGAGTGGACAAGTAGTAATGGAATGTTGGCTATAAGACCAGCCCATCCATCAACAGCATCAAGTACACCTAATTATGATTCTCGATATAATTCGTTGTTAGACAGTACGTTATCGTCTTTGTATACTAAACATGGATCTCATAGTAGAGGTTCGGATAGTAGTTTGTCCGTGAGAACGAATGCATTTTCCACGCAAGCGCCTCACACGAAACAGCAACTTTATTCTCAAGAAATTACTTGGTATCCTATTAGTCATTCTGGACCACAGCCAAAACTTGAAAAGAATAG tgaATTTCCTGGAAATTGGTTAAGTAAAAGTGGTGCCGGTGCTATTCCTAGTAATGTAGATGAAAACGATCAAGGATCAGAAGTGGATCCATCTGTAAATAAAAGTCCAATTCCATTGGGTAGACCATCGAATTGTCCCAGACATTTTAGCGAATTTGAAAATCCATGTCAA ATATTCTGTTGTACAGCCAAAATTCATCAATTCGAGGATCCTCAACCAGATCATCCTCcagaaaagaaatcaattt cagATCATCTAGAACAGCCATTAAATGTTTATGAGGAGAAAcgtaaaataagtaaaagttTCCAAAATGGTATTAGTCCATCCGATCCAAGCACGCAAACACTTGTAAAAGAA aataattacaaGTATTTACATAAAAGAACAAGAAGAGAAACTAGTAGTGGAGATTGGACGGAAGTTGCTAGTAACGCTGCAGGATCATTACCGCCAGAACCAAAACCGCAATTGTGGATAGTGGCAGAAAGCTTTAATACATCACTTGATCAAAAATATTGCTCTGCAATTTCCCAAGATACaccaaataatatatcttgcaTCATTCCTTTATCCAAATATATGCCAGATGTTCAACTTACATTACATTTTAT tgGAATGTCTTGGTATGGACAACTAGTGCAACAATGCTCTTCACCAACGAATCCTGGTATTGACGAAACTTTGATGTGTGGTCGGAAATATACAATGCAACAACAAACTCAATTGAAGGTTGATATTGAAAGTAACAATCAGCGGGGAGAtcaatctttttctctcgatgtTGCTCATTATCTCAGGAGAACATTGAGGTTTCGGATACCTACTGTACAACCTCAAgag aatatctgTAAGAACAAACATGGTATTGATTACTCGGAATACACGTTGCACTTCTATCGAGATtgtgaagaataa
- the LOC410166 gene encoding myelin regulatory factor-like protein isoform X2, giving the protein MEFPWTLQHQPTDPVQNSRNQQQHHHHHHQADHHEDSGINQAGTRRLLPVSGRSDFVGGIDNEALDFSQLEDFINSDSEQPATYFADTLAHNENGGGTTTHGGRVEAATAQQPPSRLPSPITQSHPVSSTCTSATTTVPNGAAYKDPQSYVHPHALPESPPDSGSEPPYSPPGHNDTQHVHSPHQKVALQEMLLHHQGNQANYAPNLLPSSPRTLTSSTDPMLLGHTVLTSHLASGTPNIQSQQQQIGQTLVPLPHEHSPGNINTLYSSLQSAPKKRKLSQDGLVHVKQVQREPELGTVEHSCSSSSAVLDGDEVTDNSYIDASYQCIRFHPFQQTSWHVLCDHNLKELPVPHYRVDADKGFNFSNSDDAFVCQKKNHFQITCHAQLQGEAIFVRTGEGLKKISSFQLHFYGVKVESPTQTIRVEQSQSDRSKKPFHPVTAAFRVELGGERVTKVTVGRLHFSETTSNNMRKKGKPNPDQRYFHLVVGLHAHTADQASYQVVAHASERIIVRASNPGQFESEGSGVGAEGGWQRGAAPDSVYHAGRVGINTDRPDEALVIHGNMKVTGHIVQPSDARAKQNVQEVDTREQLRNVQQLRVVRYRYAPEFAQHSGLGIKQQEDTGVIAQEVQQILPEAVLPAGDIVLPNGQRIENFLMVNKERIFMENVGAVKELCKVTDSLETRIDQLERINKRLAKLKRGDSLKSSISTISSISSNKYSSSINSKATVQGKGKKSEREDEFLCSNKFIQIIIVILILIMAFCLVAMATLYFLEYQKRSSLEWTSSNGMLAIRPAHPSTASSTPNYDSRYNSLLDSTLSSLYTKHGSHSRGSDSSLSVRTNAFSTQAPHTKQQLYSQEITWYPISHSGPQPKLEKNSEFPGNWLSKSGAGAIPSNVDENDQGSEVDPSVNKSPIPLGRPSNCPRHFSEFENPCQIFCCTAKIHQFEDPQPDHPPEKKSIYHLEQPLNVYEEKRKISKSFQNGISPSDPSTQTLVKENNYKYLHKRTRRETSSGDWTEVASNAAGSLPPEPKPQLWIVAESFNTSLDQKYCSAISQDTPNNISCIIPLSKYMPDVQLTLHFIGMSWYGQLVQQCSSPTNPGIDETLMCGRKYTMQQQTQLKVDIESNNQRGDQSFSLDVAHYLRRTLRFRIPTVQPQENICKNKHGIDYSEYTLHFYRDCEE; this is encoded by the exons GTCGGAGCGATTTCGTCGGAGGCATAGACAATGAGGCCCTGGACTTCTCGCAGTTGGAAGATTTTATCAACAGCGACAGCGAACAACCGGCCAC ATATTTCGCGGATACCCTTGCCCACAATGAGAACGGGGGTGGAACGACGACTCACGGTGGTCGTGTGGAGGCGGCAACCGCTCAACAACCACCGTCTCGATTGCCATCGCCGATTACCCAAAGTCATCCGGTCTCGAGTACGTGCACATCCGCTACCACCACCGTGCCAAACGGCGCCGCTTACAAGGATCCGCAATCGTACGTTCACCC ACATGCATTGCCAGAAAGCCCACCAGACAGTGGTAGCGAGCCACCATACTCTCCACCAGGCCACAACGATACCCAACATGTACATTCACCGC ACCAAAAGGTAGCTCTTCAAGAAATGCTTCTTCACCACCAAGGGAATCAGGCAAATTATGCTCCAAATTTATTACCCTCCTCGCCAAGAACCTTAACATCCTCCACGGATCCGATGTTATTAGGTCATACGGTGCTGACATCTCATCTCGCCTCAGGAACGCCCAATATTCAATCCCAACAACAGCAAATAGGTCAGACTTTAGTGCCCTTACCGCACGAGCATAGTCCTGGTAACATTAACACGTTGTACTCGTCGCTACAATCTGCTCccaagaagagaaaattgagCCAGGATGGTCTTGTCCATGTGAAGCAGGTGCaacga GAACCTGAACTAGGAACTGTAGAACACAGTTGTAGTAGTAGCAGTGCAGTTCTCGATGGCGATGAAGTGACGGATAATAGCTACATAGACGCCAGTTACCAGTGTATCCGATTTCATCCCTTTCAGCAGACATCCTGGCATGTTCTCTGTGATCATAATCTGAAAGAACTTCCAGTGCCCCACTATCGGGTGGATGCGGATAAAGGATTCAATTTCAGCAACTCGGACGACGCGTTCGTGtgtcaaaagaaaaatcattttcag attacttGCCATGCTCAGCTTCAAGGTGAAGCGATATTTGTCCGTACTGGTGAAGGATTGAAAAAGATAAGCAGCTTTCAGTTGCATTTCTACGGTGTCAAAGTGGAGTCACCGACACAAACGATCAGAGTCGAGCAGAGTCAAAGCGACAGAAGCAAGAAACCGTTTCATCCGGTGAC AGCTGCTTTCAGGGTGGAATTAGGCGGCGAGCGTGTTACAAAAGTAACCGTTGGCCGTCTTCACTTCAGCGAAACAACCAGCAATAATAtgcgaaagaaagggaaaccGAATCCCGATCAAAGATATTTCCATTTAGTTGTTGGCCTCCACGCTCACACTGCTGATCAAGCCAGTTACCAAGTGGTAGCTCATGCGTCGGAGAGAATAATCGTTAGa gcGAGTAATCCTGGTCAATTCGAGTCTGAAGGTAGTGGCGTAGGTGCAGAAGGTGGTTGGCAAAGAGGAGCAGCACCGGATAGCGTTTATCATGCCGGTCGAGTTGGAATTAATACGGACAGGCCTGACGAAGCTCTAGTTATTCATGGCAACATGAAG GTGACTGGCCATATTGTCCAACCCAGTGATGCACGCGCAAAGCAAAATGTACAGGAAGTGGACACGCGTGAACAATTGCGGAACGTACAACAGTTGAGAGTGGTTCGTTACAGATATGCACCGGAATTTGCACAGCATTCTGGTTTAGGTATCAAACAGCAAGAAGACACGGGTGTCATAGCGCAGGAAGTGCAACAAATATTACCGGAAGCTGTATTGCCAGCTGGAGACATAGTTCTTCCAAATGGCCAGAGGATCGAGAATTTCCTTATGGTAAACAAAGAAAGGATATTCATGGAGAACGTGGGTGCTGTGAAAGAACTGTGTAAA gtAACGGATAGTTTAGAAACTCGCATTGATCAATTGGAACGAATAAACAAGCGATTAGCGAAGTTGAAAAGAGGAGACAGTCTGAAAAGTTCGATTAGTACAATCTCTAGTATATCAAGTAACAAATACTCATCCTCTATCAATAGTAAGGCCACTGTACaggggaaagggaaaaaaagcgaGCGGGAAGATGAATTTCTATGCAGcaataaatttatccaaattataattgttatacttATTCTTATTATGGCGTTttg ctTAGTTGCAATGGCGACATTATACTTTTTAGAATATCAAAAACGTAGTAGCCTTGAGTGGACAAGTAGTAATGGAATGTTGGCTATAAGACCAGCCCATCCATCAACAGCATCAAGTACACCTAATTATGATTCTCGATATAATTCGTTGTTAGACAGTACGTTATCGTCTTTGTATACTAAACATGGATCTCATAGTAGAGGTTCGGATAGTAGTTTGTCCGTGAGAACGAATGCATTTTCCACGCAAGCGCCTCACACGAAACAGCAACTTTATTCTCAAGAAATTACTTGGTATCCTATTAGTCATTCTGGACCACAGCCAAAACTTGAAAAGAATAG tgaATTTCCTGGAAATTGGTTAAGTAAAAGTGGTGCCGGTGCTATTCCTAGTAATGTAGATGAAAACGATCAAGGATCAGAAGTGGATCCATCTGTAAATAAAAGTCCAATTCCATTGGGTAGACCATCGAATTGTCCCAGACATTTTAGCGAATTTGAAAATCCATGTCAA ATATTCTGTTGTACAGCCAAAATTCATCAATTCGAGGATCCTCAACCAGATCATCCTCcagaaaagaaatcaattt ATCATCTAGAACAGCCATTAAATGTTTATGAGGAGAAAcgtaaaataagtaaaagttTCCAAAATGGTATTAGTCCATCCGATCCAAGCACGCAAACACTTGTAAAAGAA aataattacaaGTATTTACATAAAAGAACAAGAAGAGAAACTAGTAGTGGAGATTGGACGGAAGTTGCTAGTAACGCTGCAGGATCATTACCGCCAGAACCAAAACCGCAATTGTGGATAGTGGCAGAAAGCTTTAATACATCACTTGATCAAAAATATTGCTCTGCAATTTCCCAAGATACaccaaataatatatcttgcaTCATTCCTTTATCCAAATATATGCCAGATGTTCAACTTACATTACATTTTAT tgGAATGTCTTGGTATGGACAACTAGTGCAACAATGCTCTTCACCAACGAATCCTGGTATTGACGAAACTTTGATGTGTGGTCGGAAATATACAATGCAACAACAAACTCAATTGAAGGTTGATATTGAAAGTAACAATCAGCGGGGAGAtcaatctttttctctcgatgtTGCTCATTATCTCAGGAGAACATTGAGGTTTCGGATACCTACTGTACAACCTCAAgag aatatctgTAAGAACAAACATGGTATTGATTACTCGGAATACACGTTGCACTTCTATCGAGATtgtgaagaataa